The Cumulibacter manganitolerans DNA window CTCGAGGAGCTCGTCGTTGCGGTACTGCGCGAACGCGTGGTTGATCGCCGGGATCAGCAGGTTGTTGTTGCGCACGCGGTCGCCGTTCGTCGCGTACGTCGGATCCTCCGGGTCGAACCCGAACGCCGGCGCGAACTTCTGCCACTGCGACTCGGCGCCGACGGCGATCTGCAGCATGCCGTCCTTGGACGAGAACAGGCCGTACGGCGAGACGCTGGGGTGGAACGCCCCCTCGGCCTTCGGGAGGTCCTTGCCGACCGTCCAGCGCGTGCCCTGGAACGCGTGCACGCCGATGATCGAGGCCAGCAGCGACGTCCGCACCACCTTGCCGCGCCCGGTGCGCTCGCGCTCGTAGAGGGCGCTGACCACGCCGTACGCCCCGTACATGCCGGACAGCAGGTCGGCGATCGGGACGCCGACCTTGGACGGCGTCTCGGGATCGGGGCCGGTCATCGACATGAGGCCGCCCTCACCCTGCGCGATCTGGTCGTACCCGGCGCGCCCGGCCTGCGGGCCGTCGTGCCCGAAGCCGGTGATCGACATGACGACCATGCGCGGGTTGATCCGGTGGATCTGCTCCATCGAGAACCCGAGCCGGTCGAGCACCCCGGTGCGGAAGTTCTCCAGGAGCACGTCGCTCTTGCCGATCAGCTTGGTCAGGACCTCCTTGCCGTCGTCGGACTTCAGGTCGAGCGTGATCGACTCCTTGTTCCGGTTGCACGACAGGTAGTAGGTCGCGATGTCGTGGTTCGGCCCGACGAACGGGGGACCCCAGCCACGCGTGTCGTCGCCCTTGCCCGGCGACTCGACCTTGATGACGCGGGCGCCCATGTCGCCGAGCATCATTCCGGCGTGCGGCCCGGCGAGAGCCCGCGTGAGGTCGATGACGGTGATCCCGTCGAGCGGTCCGGCGCTGGTCATCTGTGCGGCTCCCGTCGTGCGGCGATGATTGCGTACAACCTACGCGGGCGCCGGTATCCGCTCCGTCGCGGCGGTAGGGTGGCGGCAGCACCGCGCGCCGTACGCCGCCGACGAGGACGGATCCTTGCTGACCGACGCCGAGTACCAGACGTATGTGACCGGCTATCCCGAGGGCATCGTGTACGCGATGCAGAACCCGGACACCGGTGACACCTGCGACTTCGCCGCCTTCGTCGACGGCCACCTCGTGCACACCGTCGGCTCGCTGCACGGCGCCGTCCGCCCGGACGGGTCGCTGCCGGAGCAGACCGCTCGCAGCTACCTCGGCCTGGCGAGCGTGCAGCTGAAGGCGGCCGCCGGAGTCCCCATCCGGTGGGTCTGCCAGCACCCCGAGGACGCCGACGCGCTGCGCGCCCTGCTGGCCGATGTCGGGCCGGAGCTGCGTGGCGTCGTGCCGTTCGGCGCCATGGTGGTCGTCGCCGTGCCGCCGGCGCCCGAGCCGCCGGCGGTTCGGTAGCGTTCTGCGAATGACGAGGTCAGCATCGAGCCCCGCCGCCGCCATCCTCATGCCGCTCGGGCAACCGCTCGGCGAGCACCGGGACGCCGACGACGAGCGGTACCTGCAGGTCCGGCTCGGCGGCGACATCCATCGGCTCGACGCGTCCGCCGGTGCGCTGTGGTCGGCCCTGCACCACACCCGCCCGGGCACCTCGCGCGGCATCGACCGCGGGCTGCTGCCGGCGCTCGACCTCGCCGAT harbors:
- a CDS encoding CaiB/BaiF CoA transferase family protein, giving the protein MTSAGPLDGITVIDLTRALAGPHAGMMLGDMGARVIKVESPGKGDDTRGWGPPFVGPNHDIATYYLSCNRNKESITLDLKSDDGKEVLTKLIGKSDVLLENFRTGVLDRLGFSMEQIHRINPRMVVMSITGFGHDGPQAGRAGYDQIAQGEGGLMSMTGPDPETPSKVGVPIADLLSGMYGAYGVVSALYERERTGRGKVVRTSLLASIIGVHAFQGTRWTVGKDLPKAEGAFHPSVSPYGLFSSKDGMLQIAVGAESQWQKFAPAFGFDPEDPTYATNGDRVRNNNLLIPAINHAFAQYRNDELLEKLNALGIPCGEVKNLEQVYAWDQVRSQGLVVDVDHPVLGRIELPGPPVRMFDGDTEWTREHTSPPALGADNDAVRAWLEE